A single region of the Solwaraspora sp. WMMD791 genome encodes:
- the gndA gene encoding NADP-dependent phosphogluconate dehydrogenase: protein MSQTAQIGVTGLGVMGRNLARNLARHGHVVAVHNRSVGRTKEMMAEFGHEGAFLPAESPAEFVASLERPRRVVIMVNAGAATDAVINEFAPLLEPDDMIIDGGNAHFLDTRRREAELRERGLHFVGTGVSGGEEGALHGPSIMPGGSEESYAALGPLLEDISAKVDGTPCCVRIGPDGAGHFVKMVHNGIEYADMQLIGEAYDLLRRAGGLTPAQIADVFRSWNAGRLSSYLIEITAEVLGHTDAATGKPFVDVVLDRAGQKGTGRWTVQGALDLGVPVSGISEAVFARALSGHADIRAAAADLPGPVESWAGSADELIADVEQALYASKIVAYAQGFHQIQAGSAEYDWNIDLGAVARIWRGGCIIRAAFLDRIRAAYDTAPQLPTLLTDGYFAEALAGAQQGWRRVVATAAQIGVPAPGFASALAYYDGLRAPRLPAALIQGQRDFFGAHTYRRVDAEGSFHVLWAGDRSEVESR, encoded by the coding sequence ATGAGCCAGACGGCGCAGATCGGGGTCACCGGTCTGGGGGTGATGGGTCGCAACCTGGCCCGGAACCTTGCGCGGCACGGCCATGTGGTGGCGGTCCACAACCGGTCGGTCGGCCGGACCAAGGAGATGATGGCCGAGTTCGGCCACGAGGGCGCGTTCCTGCCGGCGGAGAGCCCGGCAGAGTTCGTGGCCTCGCTGGAACGCCCACGTCGCGTGGTGATCATGGTGAACGCGGGTGCCGCCACGGACGCCGTGATCAACGAGTTCGCGCCCCTGCTGGAGCCGGACGACATGATCATCGACGGCGGCAACGCGCACTTCCTGGACACCCGCCGGCGCGAGGCCGAGCTGCGGGAACGCGGCCTGCACTTCGTCGGCACCGGGGTCTCCGGCGGTGAGGAGGGCGCACTGCACGGTCCGAGCATCATGCCCGGCGGCTCGGAGGAGTCGTACGCCGCGCTCGGCCCGCTGCTGGAGGACATCTCCGCCAAGGTCGACGGCACGCCGTGCTGCGTGCGGATCGGCCCGGACGGCGCCGGCCACTTCGTCAAGATGGTGCACAACGGCATCGAGTACGCCGACATGCAGCTCATCGGTGAGGCGTACGACCTGCTGCGCCGCGCCGGCGGGCTCACCCCGGCGCAGATCGCCGACGTGTTCCGCAGCTGGAACGCCGGCCGGCTCTCCTCGTACCTGATCGAGATCACCGCCGAGGTGCTCGGCCACACCGACGCGGCCACCGGCAAGCCGTTCGTCGACGTCGTGCTCGACCGGGCCGGGCAGAAGGGCACCGGGCGGTGGACCGTCCAAGGGGCGCTGGACCTCGGGGTGCCGGTGAGCGGCATCTCGGAGGCCGTGTTCGCCCGGGCGTTGTCCGGCCACGCCGACATCCGCGCCGCCGCCGCCGACCTGCCCGGACCGGTGGAGAGCTGGGCCGGGTCGGCCGACGAGCTGATCGCCGACGTCGAGCAGGCGCTGTACGCGTCGAAGATCGTCGCGTACGCGCAGGGTTTCCACCAGATCCAGGCAGGCAGCGCCGAGTACGACTGGAACATCGATCTGGGTGCGGTGGCCCGGATCTGGCGTGGCGGATGCATCATCCGGGCCGCCTTCCTGGACCGGATCCGGGCAGCGTACGACACGGCACCGCAGCTGCCGACGCTGCTGACCGACGGCTACTTCGCCGAGGCGCTCGCCGGTGCCCAGCAGGGCTGGCGTCGGGTGGTCGCCACCGCCGCGCAGATCGGTGTGCCGGCGCCCGGGTTCGCGTCCGCGCTGGCCTACTACGACGGGCTGCGTGCCCCGCGACTGCCGGCCGCCCTGATCCAGGGGCAGCGGGACTTCTTCGGTGCGCACACCTACCGCCGGGTCGACGCCGAGGGCAGCTTCCACGTGCTCTGGGCCGGTGACCGCAGCGAGGTCGAATCCCGCTGA